A single Methanofollis fontis DNA region contains:
- the mntA gene encoding type VII toxin-antitoxin system MntA family adenylyltransferase antitoxin, protein MSPGRDGNDIDKEQMIKEISRCLSGFEDLLLGYLYGSFLVQNDFHDIDIGILLSRERKPYELFKYSMTIASDLERCITPRFDVDLRILNNAPVEFQYEVVRTGRVVFARDEGLRIAFEADVMAKYLDLKPLYDRMDRALLASEVR, encoded by the coding sequence ATGTCTCCTGGGCGAGATGGAAACGATATCGATAAAGAACAGATGATCAAAGAGATCAGCCGGTGCCTGTCAGGTTTCGAGGATCTCCTGCTCGGTTACCTCTATGGTTCGTTCCTGGTGCAAAACGACTTTCATGACATCGATATAGGGATCCTCCTTTCCAGGGAGAGGAAACCCTATGAACTCTTCAAGTACTCCATGACGATCGCATCAGATCTGGAGCGGTGCATCACCCCGAGGTTTGATGTGGACCTTCGGATCCTCAACAATGCACCTGTGGAGTTTCAGTACGAGGTGGTGAGGACAGGGAGAGTGGTCTTTGCCCGGGATGAGGGGCTGCGGATCGCATTTGAGGCCGATGTCATGGCGAAGTACCTCGATCTCAAGCCTCTCTACGACAGGATGGATAGGGCCCTTCTTGCATCAGAGGTACGATGA